The following proteins are encoded in a genomic region of Gossypium hirsutum isolate 1008001.06 chromosome D05, Gossypium_hirsutum_v2.1, whole genome shotgun sequence:
- the LOC107906098 gene encoding receptor-like serine/threonine-protein kinase ALE2, translated as MGFQFQFILLLVTICITLSAMSVDGSSVRASWTPPIVMPAEAPTIHPIGLGPPPSTQPDPAPSLTPTTPSFGRTRNGKLAAVPSSKVFHHSSSSMDHSPTKAIHLHHALKPSSISVAPTAPSFGPPAKNWMHGPASLPLVPFHKHHHARKHFRNSAPRPSYSIHQPAYRQQVPPVSPSQYPTPSWVSPAPSPTATSNHFHNMPILQPAISPIASSLKKMKAPPPSIVMALPPPPPNKDCTSVACSEPLTYTPPGSPCGCVWPIQVKLQLGVSIYTFFPLVSELAQEIAASIRLNHSQVRIMGANAASQELEKSTVLINLVPWEVKFDYTTALLIYNKFWSRQVFIKASLFGPYEVGYVRYPGLPPSPPVASSSVSAIDDGPFTGHNNHGQAIKPLGVDVPKRKREGPTRSMIAVIILSSFSAFVVCLGIIWLFLWKWGACVNEPEHKPQTTTFSPPPPSGSTRAVMQGSKSSAASMSISSGGMTYTGLAKNFTLNDIERATNSFDASRVIGEGGFGIVYRGSLDDGAAVAVKVLKREDQHGGQEFLAEVEMLSRLHHRNLVKLIGICTEDNTRCLIYELVPNGSLESHLHGAEKETDPLDWGARMKIALGAARGLAYLHEDSSPRVIHRDFKSSNILLEHDFTPKVSDFGLARTAIDEGNKYISTHVMGTFGYLAPEYAMTGHLLVKSDVYSYGVVLLELLTGRKPVDLLQPPGQENLVAWARPLLTDKEGLEMVIDPAIKSDISLDSIAKVAAIASMCVQPEVSHRPFMGEVVQALKLVCNEFDERMEVESKAGIQEDFPKTVDSKLSRLSSEPVEASDTYHPIPGYDYSHESNIPLSSSDLLSIPPGPELQEPGSFRRHSCSAPLGTGRRRHFLQRIRSLSRGSRSEHGFSVKFWRGSR; from the exons ATGGGGTTTCAGTTTCAATTTATTCTCCTGCTGGTGACAATATGTATAACTTTGAGTGCCATGTCAGTTGATGGATCATCAG TAAGAGCTTCATGGACGCCGCCAATAGTAATGCCAGCAGAAGCACCAACCATTCATCCTATCGGGCTAGGTCCACCACCATCGACGCAACCAG ATCCAGCACCCTCTCTGACACCAACTACTCCCAGCTTTGGCAGGACAAGAAATGGAAAGTTGGCTGCTGTCCCTTCTAGCAAAgtattccatcattcatcatcttccaTGGATCACTCTCCAACTAAAG CCATCCATCTGCACCATGCCTTGAAGCCTTCAAGTATTTCGGTTGCACCTACTGCACCATCTTTTGGACCCCCTGCAAAGAATTGGATGCATGGTCCTGCATCCTTACCTTTGGTCCCGTTTCATAAGCATCATCATGCAAGGAAACATTTCAGAAACTCTGCTCCTCGACCCTCCTATTCAATTCATCAACCTGCTTACAGGCAGCAAG TTCCTCCCGTCTCTCCTTCTCAATATCCCACTCCCAGCTGGGTTTCACCTGCACCATCACCTACTGCCACGTCAAACCACTTTCATA ATATGCCCATTCTTCAACCTGCAATTTCTCCGATTGCTTCTTCCCTGAAGAAGATGAAGGCTCCGCCACCATCCATCGTTATGGCACTGCCACCTCCACCTCCTAATAAAG ATTGTACATCAGTGGCATGCAGTGAGCCCTTAACATATACACCTCCTGGATCACCTTGTGGTTGTGTGTGGCCAATTCAAGTTAAGCTTCAGCTTGGTGTTTCAATATACACCTTTTTTCCTTTGGTTTCAGAACTGGCTCAGGAAATTGCTGCTAGTATAAGACTAAATCACAGTCAAGTTAGGATTATGGGGGCAAATGCAGCTAGTCAGGAGCTTGAGAAAAGTACAGTCCTCATCAACTTGGTACCATGGGAAGTAAAATTTGACTATACAACAGCATTATTAATCTATAATAAGTTTTGGAGTAGACAGGTCTTCATAAAGGCCTCCCTTTTTGGTCCCTATGAAGTCGGTTATGTTCGCTATCCAG GTCTTCCACCCTCACCGCCTGTAGCGAGTTCCAGCGTTTCTGCTATTGATGACGGGCCATTCACTGGCCATAACAATCATGGACAAGCGATAAAACCTTTAGGAGTTGATGTTCCCAAGAGGAAGAGAGAAGGGCCTACACGAAGCATGATAGCTGTGATTATTCTGTCATCCTTTTCAGCCTTTGTTGTATGCTTGGGGATCATTTGGCTTTTTCTTTGGAAATGGGGCGCTTGTGTCAATGAACCGGAACATAAACCGCAAACTACAACGTTTTCTCCACCACCACCGTCAG GGTCTACTAGAGCTGTGATGCAAGGAAGCAAGTCCAGTGCTGCATCAATGTCTATTAGTTCCGGTGGGATGACATATACAGGATTGGCAAAGAACTTCACCTTAAATGATATAGAAAGAGCGACAAATAGCTTTGATGCTTCACGGGTGATTGGCGAAGGGGGTTTCGGCATTGTCTATAGAGGCAGTTTAGATGATGGAGCTGCGGTGGCTGTTAAAGTTCTGAAGAGGGAGGATCAACATGGGGGACAAGAATTCTTGGCAGAAGTGGAGATGCTTAGCCGCCTGCACCACAGAAATCTGGTTAAACTGATTGGTATTTGCACTGAGGACAATACACGTTGTCTCATCTATGAACTTGTTCCAAATGGAAGTCTTGAATCCCATTTGCATG GAGCTGAGAAGGAAACTGATCCACTCGACTGGGGTGCTCGAATGAAGATTGCGCTTGGTGCAGCTCGAGGTTTAGCTTATTTACATGAAGACTCCAGCCCCCGTGTTATACACCGAGACTTCAAGTCCAGCAACATCTTGCTGGAACATGATTTTACACCAAAAGTTTCGGATTTTGGATTGGCTAGAACCGCAATAGATGAAGGGAACAAATACATCTCAACACATGTGATGGGAACCTTTGG TTACTTGGCTCCGGAGTATGCAATGACCGGTCACCTTCTTGTCAAAAGTGACGTTTATAGTTATGGGGTGGTTCTACTTGAGCTCTTAACAGGGAGGAAACCTGTGGACTTGTTACAGCCCCCGGGTCAAGAAAATCTCGTTGCATGGGCTCGTCCACTCCTTACAGACAAGGAAGGTCTGGAAATGGTCATCGATCCAGCCATAAAATCTGATATCTCACTTGATAGCATAGCAAAGGTAGCGGCAATTGCATCAATGTGCGTGCAGCCGGAAGTATCTCATCGGCCATTCATGGGTGAAGTTGTTCAAGCATTAAAACTAGTATGTAATGAATTTGATGAGAGAATGGAGGTAGAATCAAAAGCTGGCATCCAGGAGGACTTTCCTAAAACTGTAGATAGTAAACTTAGTAGACTTTCCAGTGAGCCTGTGGAAGCTTCAGATACCTATCACCCAATACCTGGCtatgattatagccatgagagcAATATACCATTGTCTTCATCGGATCTTTTAAGTATCCCACCGGGACCTGAGCTGCAGGAGCCTGGGTCATTTAGGAGGCACTCGTGTTCGGCCCCCCTAGGAACAGGAAGGAGAAGACATTTCTTGCAGAGAATAAGAAGTTTATCAAGAGGCAGCCGAAGTGAACACGGATTTTCTGTCAAATTCTGGCGAGGGTCTCGTTAA
- the LOC107906097 gene encoding protein HOTHEAD, whose amino-acid sequence MAAFVGALKKLSICLILWLNTLPFLQGGSDYYEFKYPFIKRASSFWASSSSFSSSNTDEASYDYIIVGGGTAGCPLAATLSQNFSVLVLERGGVPFSNVNVSFLSNFHIALADTSPTSASQPFVSTDGVINARARVLGGGTCINAGFYTRANSGFIRRVGWDERLVNESYPWVEKQIIHQPKLAQWQGAFKDSLLDVGVSPYNGFTYDHIHGTKVGGTLFDRFGRRHTAAELLASANPKMLTVLVYATVQKVLFDQTGRRPMAMGVIFKDENGNQHQAFLTNNRRSEVILSCGAIGTPQMLMLSGIGPKAELDKLNISMVLRNEFVGKGMADNPMNSVFVPTNRPVEQSLIQTVGITKMGVYMESSSGFGQSQDSIRCHHGILSAEIGQLSTIPPKQRTPEAIQAFIKRKRDLPHEAFKGGFILEKIARPISTGHLNLVNTNIDDNPSVTFNYFHHPRDLQRCVDGIRMAAKVIQSKHFTNFTRCDKPTVEKLLNMSVKANINLIPKHTNDTKSLEQFCKDTVITIWHYHGGCHVGKVVDPDLKVLGTNRLRIVDGSTFNESPGTNPQGTVLMMGRYMGVKILRRRLGKAAHV is encoded by the exons GTGGCAGTGATTATTATGAATTCAAATACCCATTCATCAAAAGGGCGAGTTCATTTTGGGCATCATCATCATCGTTCTCATCATCAAACACAGACGAAGCATCATACGATTACATAATAGTGGGAGGTGGCACAGCAGGATGTCCCTTAGCAGCCACACTGTCTCAAAACTTCAGTGTGCTGGTGTTGGAGAGAGGAGGCGTTCCCTTCTCAAACGTCAATGTCTCCTTCCTCAGCAACTTCCACATCGCCCTGGCAGACACGTCCCCCACCTCTGCTTCCCAACCTTTTGTTTCAACCGATGGTGTCATCAATGCAAGGGCTAGGGTTCTGGGTGGTGGCACTTGCATCAATGCTGGCTTTTACACCAGAGCTAACTCAGG TTTCATCCGGAGAGTGGGTTGGGATGAAAGGCTAGTGAATGAGTCATATCCATGGGTGGAGAAGCAAATTATTCACCAGCCTAAACTAGCACAATGGCAGGGTGCCTTCAAGGACAGCCTTTTGGATGTTGGGGTGTCACCTTATAATGGATTCACCTACGATCATATCCATGGAACTAAAGTTGGAGGTACCCTTTTCGACCGCTTTGGCCGTCGCCATACTGCAGCCGAACTGCTTGCTTCTGCAAACCCCAAAATGCTTACTGTCTTGGTATATGCCACCGTCCAAAAAGTCTTATTCGATCAAACag GGAGGAGACCAATGGCAATGGGAGTGATTTTCAAGGATGAAAATGGGAACCAGCATCAGGCATTTCTCACAAACAATCGGAGGAGTGAAGTGATTTTGTCATGTGGTGCAATTGGAACTCCTCAAATGCTAATGCTCAGTGGTATTGGACCAAAGGCTGAACTCGACAAATTGAACATTTCTATGGTTCTGCGCAATGAGTTTGTTGGCAAAGGCATGGCTGATAACCCGATGAACTCGGTTTTCGTCCCCACTAATCGACCAGTGGAACAGTCCCTTATTCAAACTGTAGGCATTACCAAGATGGGGGTTTACATGGAATCCAGCAGTGGATTTGGACAGTCCCAGGATAGCATTCGTTGCCATCATGGAATATTGTCTGCTGAG ATCGGTCAGCTCTCTACGATTCCTCCGAAGCAAAGGACACCCGAAGCGATCCAAGCTTTCATCAAAAGAAAACGAGACCTACCACATGAAGCATTCAAGGGAGGTTTCATTTTGGAAAAGATTGCCAGGCCTATTTCCACGGGGCACCTCAACTTGGTCAACACCAACATCGATGACAACCCTTCAGTTACCTTCAACTACTTCCACCACCCACGTGATCTGCAGCGATGCGTTGACGGGATCCGCATGGCTGCCAAGGTTATACAATCAAAACATTTCACAAACTTCACAAGGTGTGACAAACCAACTGTAGAGAAGCTTCTTAACATGAGTGTCAAGGCTAACATTAACCTTATACCAAAGCATACTAATGACACCAAGTCCCTAGAGCAGTTCTGCAAAGACACTGTGATCACAATTTGGCATTACCATGGAGGGTGCCACGTCGGCAAAGTGGTGGATCCTGACCTCAAAGTTCTTGGCACCAACAGACTCCGAATTGTCGATGGCTCCACATTTAATGAATCCCCTGGAACAAATCCTCAGGGCACTGTCTTGATGATGGGCAG GTACATGGGAGTCAAGATTTTGAGAAGAAGACTAGGAAAAGCTGCTCATGTGTAA